A genomic region of Solanum dulcamara chromosome 2, daSolDulc1.2, whole genome shotgun sequence contains the following coding sequences:
- the LOC129880007 gene encoding probable isoprenylcysteine alpha-carbonyl methylesterase ICMEL1, translating into MQPPNLLPISNPNSPPSMLIPTSSATADTMLLRSESHIIPSSSSSTILLVQDDDDSKIEAKPLLSRAFSYSSSLSSNLVMQQQRRRRIASESSLLSGAVEGCRRGVGRAASDTYVVTKLCFRLLRYLGVGYRWIIRFLALGCYAMLLMPGFIQVGYYYFYSSQVRRGIVYGDQPRNRLDLYLPRNMNGPKPVVAFVTGGAWIIGYKAWGSLLGQQLSERDIIVACIDYRNFPQGTISDMVKDASQGISFVCNKIAEYGGDPNRIYLMGQSAGAHIATCALLEQAIKETGAEQRASWSVSQIKAYFGLSGGYNILKLVDHFHSRGLYRSIFLSIMEGEQGLRRYSPEVMAQDPNAKNAVSLLPPIVLFHGTADYSIPCDSSKSFADTLKGLGVKAECILYEGKTHTDLFLQDPMRGGIDDMLDDLITIIHGDNSETIRANSTPTKRLVPEFMLQMARSVSPF; encoded by the exons ATGCAACCCCCTAACCTTCTTCCTATTTCTAACCCCAATTCACCACCATCAATGCTGATCCCAACATCCTCTGCTACTGCTGATACAATGTTACTCAGATCAGAGTCCCATATTATAccctcatcttcttcatcaaccATACTTCTTGTTCAAGATGATGATGATTCAAAGATTGAGGCAAAACCCCTTCTTTCTAGAGCTTTTAGTTACTCTTCTTCTTTGTCGTCTAATCTTGTTATGCAGCAGCAGAGGAGGCGACGTATTGCCAGTGAAAGCTCCCTTTTGTCTGGAGCTGTTGAGGGTTGTCGAAGAGGAGTGGGAAGGGCTGCTTCTGATACTTATGTTGTAACTAAGCTTTGCTTTAGACTCTTACGATATCTCGG GGTAGGCTACAGATGGATCATCAGGTTTCTTGCCCTTGGCTGTTATGCTATGCTACTTATGCCTGGTTTTATTCAAG TTGGgtattactatttctattccagTCAAGTGCGTAGAGGCATTGTTTATGGTGATCAACCGAGAAATAG GCTTGATCTGTACCTGCCAAGAAATATGAATGGGCCAAAGCCAGTTGTTGCATTTGTAACAGGTGGAGCATGGATCATTGG CTACAAAGCTTGGGGTTCTCTTCTAGGACAACAATTGTCAGAAAGAGACATTATCGTGGCATGCATTGATTACAG AAATTTTCCTCAGGGAACAATTAGTGACATGGTTAAGGATGCTTCTCAAGGTATCTCTTTTGTTTGCAACAAGATTGCTGAATATGGAGGTGATCCTAACAG AATTTACTTAATGGGACAATCCGCTGGTGCACATATTGCTACATGTGCTCTCTTGGAGCAGGCAATCAAGGAGACTGGTGCGGAACAGAGAGCTTCTTGGAGTGTCTCCCAAATAAAGGCGTATTTTGGTCTATCTGGCGG GTATAATATCCTTAAGCTTGTTGATCACTTCCATAGCCGAGGTTTGTACCGTTCAATTTTTCTAAG CATAATGGAAGGGGAACAAGGTCTGAGACGATACTCACCAGAAGTAATGGCACAGGACCCGAACGCTAAAAATGCTgtttctcttcttcctcctaTTGTCCTTTTCCATGGTACTGCAGATTATTCCATTCCTTGTGATTCCAG CAAGAGTTTTGCTGATACTCTTAAAGGTCTTGGTGTCAAAGCTGAATGTATCCTATATGAAGGAAAGACGCATACAGATTTGTTTCTTCAG GATCCAATGAGAGGTGGAATAGATGATATGTTAGATGATCTAATTACGATAATTCATGGTGATAACTCTGAAACCATCAGAGCAAATTCGACTCCAACAAAACGCCTTGTACCTGAGTTCATGTTGCAGATGGCTCGAAGTGTTAGCCCCTTTTAA